The genomic region CAGCCTGGCAGCTGCCTGGGCAAACTCGGGGGCCAGCCTCTGGCAGTGCCCGCACCACGGTGCATCTGCATGGAGGCCCAGTGTCACCCACAGAGAGCCCAGCACGTGTGGGGGTGTCCCTCGTCCCCAGGGTGGGGCTCAGTGGGTGGCCAAGGACATGTCACACTTGAGCCTGGCATGCTCCAGCACACGCCCACACTCTTCTGTGTCCCACACCCCTTGTGTCCCTGCCCCATATCCCATGCCCCTGCCCTGTGGCCCTGCCTCACACCGTGTGCTCTTGCACCAAACCCTATGTCCCCGTGTTGTCACGCTGTGCCCCTGCCCCTCTTACCCATACCCATAGCCCTGTTGTCCCCATGCCCCTGCCCCACacctctgccccctgccctgcactcacagctctgccctgtacccctgcctgtccccagcccctgccctcacCCAGGACACTTACAGaactccaccagcagcaggctgaactCGCTCAAGGCACGGGCAAAGTTGTGCTCGTGAAGCACCAGGACACTGTCCTCCTCCACGAGCTCATCCGAGATCACATCgtcatcttcatcctcctcctcctctgccaccacctccccatCATCATCCTTGCCCTCAGGCCCCTCGCTGTCCCCCCAGGCCGGGCCCAGCCAGGCCAGCGAGAGCACCAAGAGCCAAAGCAGCCGGGCCCCGGAGCCTCGCATGGTGCCACCGCTGCCAGACGCCACTGCCAAAGCCGGCGCACGGGGGAGAGGGGCCAGATAAGGGCCCCGGGGCGGGTGGTGCCGGTCCCCAGGAGCTCGTGGCCCTCCGCTACtggctgcccagcaccacagaTAAGGCAGCGGGACCAGGTGGCTGTTTTCCAGCCACCCCGTCTCCGCAGCGGGACCTGGCCCAGGGACAAAGAACAGCCGCGGGATGGGCGGGCAAAGGCAAGGGGCGCGTGGACACAGCAGTAAGAGACAAGTCTGTACGGTTTAATGGCGATGGAAGAGCACAGCCTGCCACCGGGCAGTCGGACAGGGCCGGCAGCTCGGCACCGCGCGGTGGTCCCGTCCCACGCGGCCGGGCAGGCCCCGCTCAGCGCTACAGCAGGTTCACAGCCACAGACCCAGCGATGGAGATGCCGCAAGGACGAGTCGGGcgtcagtattaaaaaaaaacagcaattaaaaataactttggtTGCGAAGACCACGACCGTGGGTGCCCGCTTGCTAAGGGACCCCCCCACACCTTAACATGAATGGGGCGAGCGCGGCAGCGCCGGCGGGCAGCAAGGGGTCCCCGGGGCCGCGGGAGCCGCGTCCCCGAGCTGGCAGAAGGCGggggtgcggggctgggggggtcagTCCTCCCAGGCCTTCTTTATGCACAGGCCCCACTCCCAGGAGAGGTGCTCCGTCTTGTCATCATCGGTGACCAGGGAGCGGACGCGGTAGGAGCCGCGCACCAGCCGGCCCCGGGGCACCTCCTCAGCTGGCGTCACCACCTCATACTCCTCGGCCCGCGGCGCGTAGCTGCCCACCATGAAGACATCGCGGTCCACTGGGTGAGAAGGCAAGAGGGGGACGagtgagcggggccggggcggcaGAGCCCCCATCCCTGGCCCCGGCCCCCACTCACCCGGCCGGCCGCGGCGGTACGTGAGGTGCAGGCACTTCAGCCCGCAGACGATCTCCCTGTTCACCTGCAAGGCAGAGGGCAGGGGTGCTGCGGCATGGCATGGTGTGGTGTCCCCCACCTCATTCTGGGGTCCCCTGGGCTTTGAGGTGCCCCCCTCTTCCCCACCCCCACAGCCCTGTAAGGCACTACACCAGGATCTGGCCTCTCAGTCAGAACTGGGCACTGAGCAGGAGAAAAGGTGGCGGGGACCCCGGCTggcagtggtgctggggaggaaggatTGTCGGGGTGGGCAGGGACCCCCAGAGGGGCAAAGAGCCAGAGGCGGGCAAGGGGCAGAGACTCCGTGGCAGCAGGGACCCGTGGATGGCAGAATGCACCCTGTGGGGCAGCAGTAGGGCCGTGCCCAGCTCAGCCGGTGGGCACAGGGCACCCCACATCCACCTTACCTTGAAGGACACCTTCACCCTGTAGTCCACCCCCTCCTTCAGCACAAAGGGACggctctgcagcacctccaggtcTCCTGCAGTGGGAGGCAGCCCCATCAGCCCGGaaccccttcctcctcctccctcccaccatGGGAGCCCCTCCACCAGCGCTCACCTGTAAGGTCCATGGTGATGGGCCCCGGCGCCTGCTCGCACATCAGGGTGAGCTTTGTCACCTGCACGTTGGGCACGCTGGCATCTAGGGACAAAAGGCAGGGTGCAGGCCTTACCCAGCCCACACAGAGCTGGCACCTCCAGTAtagagcagctgtgctgtgtgcccCCAGGGCCTTCCCTGCCCACACacccctgcagcatcccaaagGGCTGCGGTGCCCACAGTTCGGAGCCAGTGGACAGCAGGCAGCCCAGGCAGGGCTCAGGGACATCTCAGGCCAGCCCAAACCTCGGCATCAAACCCACCCATGTGCACCCCACTGGTCTGCACGCACCTCCCCAGCTCCCGTGCACCCCCTTGGCTGGGGCATCGGGTGCTGCGCCCCAGGCAGACATGGGGAGCAGCACAAGGCCaggtgggtgctgtggggtttggggtcaCCGCCTGGCTGGGGGGCCCAGCGCCGACAGCCACGAGCTGTCAGCCCCCGCAGCCGCTCGCTCCATCTCTGTCATCCCAATGAATTCCCCGGTCCCTTGTACCCGTTCCTATGGAAACTGCGGCGGTGATCCTGTAACCAAGGCAACCGGGGTCCCCGGGCAGCCGTTCCCGTTGCAGCAGGGGAATGCCGGTGTCTCCGTGCAGCGGGGTGGGCGCAGGCAGACGGCACCCACAGGGatgccccagctccctgcacccGCCGAGGCTGCATCGCCTGGCACAAGGTGCCGGGGGTGCTCGGGGCACCCAGCCCTAGCCCGCGGCCCCCGGCCTTACCCACGGCCGCGGGGATGGTGCCCAGTAGTGCCTGCTTGTACTTCCGCAGGCTCTCATCCCCCGGGTCCAGCTGCTGGATCTCCTGCAGGCTCTTCTTCGCCGGCGTCTTGTACGCCAGGGCCACGTCGGCatcgtcctcctcctccagcgACAGCGTCACCCCCTCCTTGTCAGCCATGATGTCTGCGGGGGACAGGCAGTGGCAGTCCcgccctggggacaccccagggGACCCCCCGCAAGCCCCGGGGACACACAGGGGTtgctgggctgtggggggggACTTAGCTCAGGTACCCCCCAAATGAATGTGGGCCATCATCTCCCCATCTTTTGCAGCCACATTGTCTCCCTTGCCTCAGGACTGTGGGGACACCGCCAGGCTGCGTGTCCCCGGGGCTCGGTGGCACAGCTGAGCCCAGAGGCGTTGCCGCCAGCTGCGTTTCCGCACGGTCATGAAGCGAGACGAGCCCGTGCCTACGTGGTGCACAGCTCAGGGCACGTTTGCAACCCGCCGTGGCCTGCAGGCTCCCCGCGTGCCTGGGCACCCAGGGAGGTCCTCGGCACCGCACCGCAGCCCCTGCTCCAACCCTGCTGGGCAGCCGCCAGCCCCATCTCCTGCCCCAaaccaccagcagctgcaggtacagggtgcaaagaaaaaaattaaaaataataattaaaaaaaaaaaacacaggtctGAGTCAAGCAGCGGCTCTGGTGGGTGCCAGCCAGCTGGGGGGGTGGCGCACACACAAAGGCGGGTgatgctcctgcagccagggggTTCGgggcccctgccctgccctgccctgcctgccgcATCccccccctgcccttccctggaAGCCCCAGCCTGGGGGAAGAAGGGGCCGCCgcgctcagcccccagcccccggggtGAGCCGAGCGGGTCCccggggcagcagcggggccgggcacAGCGCGGGGGCCCCGGCCGCATCCCCAGGCCCGGCCGCGCACAGACggacccccccgggggctcGCCCAGCGCCGGGTGCCGCAGGCCGGGCTGCaacggggcgggagggggggcgGCCCGAGGAGACCCCCGGCGCCGTCCCCCGCTCCCGGTCCCGTTGCGATGCTCACCTGTTGGCTGCCGGGGGCGATGCTcgggccggccccggggcgctgcccacccccgcgccccccgggCGCTGCCcacccccgagccccccgctgCGGGGGCCGcgctccccggccccgccgccgctcaCCTCGGTAGCACAGCGccagccacagcagctccaggagctgcccGCCGGCCTCGCACACATCCAGGCCGAGCatggccggggccgggccgggcccagCGCTCCCGGGGGCGT from Aythya fuligula isolate bAytFul2 chromosome 15, bAytFul2.pri, whole genome shotgun sequence harbors:
- the ARHGDIG gene encoding rho GDP-dissociation inhibitor 3, with the protein product MLGLDVCEAGGQLLELLWLALCYRDIMADKEGVTLSLEEEDDADVALAYKTPAKKSLQEIQQLDPGDESLRKYKQALLGTIPAAVDASVPNVQVTKLTLMCEQAPGPITMDLTGDLEVLQSRPFVLKEGVDYRVKVSFKVNREIVCGLKCLHLTYRRGRPVDRDVFMVGSYAPRAEEYEVVTPAEEVPRGRLVRGSYRVRSLVTDDDKTEHLSWEWGLCIKKAWED